The genomic interval CTGCGCTCTCGGTTGTTCGAAAAACATCCAGTCAGATCCGAAAAGATTTGAAAATCAAGGATTTAGGGAAAATTAAAAGATTGCCTACTTTAGCTGATTGAAAGCCGGCTAGCCAGTGTTGTTAAGTAACCCTTAAAAGTCGAGAATGGTCACTGAACTTAAACAGATGATACAAACATGTCCATGATCCCTTTTATTGCCAACATCAGTCCGCAGGAGAAGAATCATTGGCTGGAACGATTGAATAACGTTCTGCCGGAAGTATCTGTTATCGCCTCTGACGAACTGGACGACGACCAATGCGAAACAGCCCGTGTGGCCATCGTTGCCAACCCCGCTCCAACAGAGTTACAACGCTTCACCCGGCTGATCTGGGTGCAGAGCCTTTGGGCTGGAGTCGAACAAATGGTTGAACTTCCATTACTCAAAGATGTAACCATCGTTAAAATGGCTGATCCGGAGCTGGCCGCTACGATGGCCGAAGCAGTGCTGACCTGGACGCTCTATTTACACAGGAACATCCCGCTATACCGGCAGCTGCAGCAGCAGCATCTCTGGCGACCAATGGAGTATGTCGCCGCCCGGGACCGAACCGTCAGCGTTCTGGGTACCGGCGCTCTCGGAACGGCAGCCATTCACCGCCTGCAGATTATGGGATTTAAAGTACTGGCCTGGAGCCGCAGCGCTAAAAATATCGCCGGCATTCATCACTTTCATGGCGTTGGGCAATTGCCCGAGCTGCTGGCCCAAACGGATATTCTCGTCAGCCTGCTGCCACTAACGCCCTCCACCACCGGACTCATGAATCAGGAAAGACTGGCACAATTAAAAAGCGGAGCCAGTGTGATCAACTTTTCCCGCTCGCGAATCTTTGACTATCAGGCGTTGATGCTATTGCTGGAACAGCACCAGCTGCAGCATGCAGTGCTCGATGTTTTTGACCAGGAACCTCTGAACTCAGACGATCCACTATGGGAACATCCCAGCATTACCGTACTTCCACACATATCAGGCCCGACCAGTCCTGAAACCGCAAGCCTGATCGTGCAAACAAACATACGTAATTACCTGACTGATGGCATCATCCCCGGAGGTGTTAATAAACATACCGGTTACTGACACAACCGGTGATTGAGAATCCGGTTGCCGATAAGAACAGCTACAAGCTGCAAACGGCTGCACCTTTTTGAACATTGGGCCGGGCATAGAACTGATCCCGATAACGAATCACCTGAGTAAAGGACTCAGTGCCCAAAGTCTCGTGTCCTTCATAAAAGTCGAGCGCTTTGATCCAAGGTGCAATGGCAATATCTGCAATGGTCATCTCGTCATCACCCATAATCCATTCCCGTGTCTGCAACCGCTGATCCAGGACCGTCAATATACGCTTCGCTTCAGCGGTATAACGCTCCAGCGCATAGCTATCAGAGGTTTTTTCGCGGGCAAATTTAAAGAAGTGACCAAACTGTCCAAACATCGGACCGACATGAGCCACCTGCAGGAACAGCCATTGAATGGTTTCCCAGCGTCTTGCAGGATCAGAAGGCAGAAAACGCCCGGTTTTCTCCGCCAGATACATCAATATTGCACCCGACTCCATAAACGTGATCGATTGACCACTGGGACCATTCGGATCAATCAAAGCAGGTATTTTTGAGTTCGGATTGAGCTGCTTGAATTCTTCATCAAACTGATCACCGGCCATGATATCAATCTTATGGGCCTCATATTCCAGCCCCGTCTCCTCCAGCATAATGCCGACTTTTTGGCCATTGGGAGTGGCCAATGAATACAACTGGATGATATCAGGCCGTGTTGCCGGCCAGCGGCTGGGAAATAACATACTCATTAAGAATCTCCTGTTGTTGAAGCTTCCTAAATAAGGTTTTTATTCCCCTAATACAACCATTTGAGAATCAGGTATCGATAAATTACTCAACACCCAGATGTATCAGTCCGTTAATTCCACCAGCGTTAATGACTTCTTTAAAACCAGTACGCATCAAGACTGTTTTGGCCATTCCAGCCCTGGGGCCATGGGCGCAATAAACGATACAGGGCTTACTGACATCCGGTTTCTGCTTCTCCAGAATTTCCGGTAACTGATCCAAGGGCCAGTTTACTGCGCCAACAATATGACCATTCCGAAATTCCATCGGTGAACGAACATCGATCAATACCGCACCCTCTGGCAACTGCAAAGGCTCGCGTTGCGATGATAGCCAGCTAAACATACTCATAAATCACCTCGACTCACATTTTGATGCTCTAAATATTACATTAGATTTTTCTAATTTAAAAATGCATTTATCCCTGGCAGACAAATCGAACAGTATGGGTGACAGCGGGGGTTGGATAATTGAGAATGTCCCCTATTATGACAAATCGGTTTCAAGCGAGGTCTTATGAGCACACTAAATCTAGCTAAAGTTGGAAGCAAAGCGCCTGCATTCACGACAGAAAACCAACATGGCCAAAAGGTCTCCCTGAAAGATTTCAAGGGCCGAAAAGTGGTTCTGTATTTTTATCCAAAGGCCATGACACCTGGCTGTACCACTCAGGCCTGCGGTATTCGCGATCATCAGGAAGAATTCCAGCAACTCAATACCGTTGTTCTGGGTATTTCACCTGATGCGCCAAAACGGCTGATCAAATTTATTGAAAAAGAGTCGTTGAACTTTGACCTGCTCAGCGATGAAGACCACAGCATTGCAGAAAAATATGGAGTCTGGGGCCTGAAAAAATTTATGGGCCGTGAATATGACGGTATCCACCGGATCACCTTTATTATT from Gynuella sunshinyii YC6258 carries:
- a CDS encoding 2-hydroxyacid dehydrogenase, whose protein sequence is MSMIPFIANISPQEKNHWLERLNNVLPEVSVIASDELDDDQCETARVAIVANPAPTELQRFTRLIWVQSLWAGVEQMVELPLLKDVTIVKMADPELAATMAEAVLTWTLYLHRNIPLYRQLQQQHLWRPMEYVAARDRTVSVLGTGALGTAAIHRLQIMGFKVLAWSRSAKNIAGIHHFHGVGQLPELLAQTDILVSLLPLTPSTTGLMNQERLAQLKSGASVINFSRSRIFDYQALMLLLEQHQLQHAVLDVFDQEPLNSDDPLWEHPSITVLPHISGPTSPETASLIVQTNIRNYLTDGIIPGGVNKHTGY
- a CDS encoding glutathione S-transferase N-terminal domain-containing protein yields the protein MSMLFPSRWPATRPDIIQLYSLATPNGQKVGIMLEETGLEYEAHKIDIMAGDQFDEEFKQLNPNSKIPALIDPNGPSGQSITFMESGAILMYLAEKTGRFLPSDPARRWETIQWLFLQVAHVGPMFGQFGHFFKFAREKTSDSYALERYTAEAKRILTVLDQRLQTREWIMGDDEMTIADIAIAPWIKALDFYEGHETLGTESFTQVIRYRDQFYARPNVQKGAAVCSL
- a CDS encoding rhodanese-like domain-containing protein; this encodes MSMFSWLSSQREPLQLPEGAVLIDVRSPMEFRNGHIVGAVNWPLDQLPEILEKQKPDVSKPCIVYCAHGPRAGMAKTVLMRTGFKEVINAGGINGLIHLGVE
- the bcp gene encoding thioredoxin-dependent thiol peroxidase, with the protein product MSTLNLAKVGSKAPAFTTENQHGQKVSLKDFKGRKVVLYFYPKAMTPGCTTQACGIRDHQEEFQQLNTVVLGISPDAPKRLIKFIEKESLNFDLLSDEDHSIAEKYGVWGLKKFMGREYDGIHRITFIIDEDGKVASVMPKVTTKTHHDDVLAVIRSL